A genomic region of Mesobacillus jeotgali contains the following coding sequences:
- a CDS encoding YlqD family protein produces the protein MKVLQTIIVKQVLTEESKGKIHQKYHSRKLQLQKECDQLRFELKKLEKSRKFPPETLKKHFEQEIKVHKEKIKLLDFQIEQLHILPLGSEIKETELQGVVDVSVGDQWDEFLSGKTIIVKDGIVSEIRER, from the coding sequence TTGAAGGTACTGCAAACAATCATTGTCAAACAGGTACTGACAGAAGAAAGCAAGGGAAAAATCCACCAAAAATATCACTCCAGAAAGCTTCAGCTGCAAAAAGAATGCGATCAACTGAGATTTGAATTGAAGAAGCTGGAAAAATCCAGGAAATTTCCGCCTGAAACACTGAAGAAGCATTTTGAACAAGAAATTAAAGTTCACAAAGAAAAAATCAAACTCCTGGATTTTCAAATAGAACAACTACATATTCTCCCGCTAGGGAGTGAAATTAAAGAAACGGAGTTGCAGGGTGTCGTCGATGTAAGCGTAGGTGACCAATGGGATGAGTTTCTTTCAGGAAAGACTATTATTGTGAAAGATGGCATCGTGTCCGAAATTCGCGAGAGGTGA
- a CDS encoding ribonuclease HII, with translation MEKYTIGEIEQQLFGKEEVKKEFLKGLRNDSRKGVQKLVLKWERQEEQKKQVHEQFVNMTSFERKYRSEGFEYIAGIDEAGRGPLAGPVVAGAVILPENFYLPGLNDSKKLTESKRDEYFEVIMSEALAVGVGLINAAEIDEINILQASKKAMLSAVNQLGITPDFLLIDAVKLDTPYPFEALIKGDSRSISIAAASIIAKVTRDRLMKELSIEFPQYGFGANMGYGTAEHLRAIKEHGVTDHHRKTFAPVREYIQ, from the coding sequence ATGGAGAAATATACAATTGGTGAAATTGAACAGCAGCTTTTCGGGAAAGAGGAAGTAAAGAAAGAGTTCCTGAAAGGCTTAAGAAATGATAGCCGTAAAGGCGTACAAAAACTAGTCCTGAAATGGGAAAGACAGGAAGAGCAAAAGAAACAAGTCCATGAACAATTCGTCAACATGACTTCCTTTGAGAGGAAATATCGATCGGAAGGGTTCGAGTATATAGCCGGGATTGATGAGGCCGGACGAGGTCCTTTAGCCGGGCCAGTGGTTGCAGGGGCAGTCATCCTCCCGGAGAACTTTTATCTTCCAGGTCTCAATGATTCAAAAAAACTGACAGAATCAAAAAGGGATGAATATTTTGAGGTCATCATGTCTGAAGCCCTGGCAGTCGGGGTAGGACTGATCAACGCTGCAGAAATAGATGAAATCAATATACTCCAGGCCAGCAAGAAAGCGATGCTTTCAGCTGTGAATCAACTGGGGATCACTCCTGATTTTCTTTTGATTGATGCCGTCAAGCTGGACACACCTTATCCGTTTGAAGCGCTGATTAAAGGCGATTCCAGAAGCATATCCATCGCGGCAGCCTCGATTATTGCCAAAGTTACGAGAGACAGGTTGATGAAGGAGCTCAGTATCGAATTCCCGCAATATGGATTCGGGGCAAATATGGGGTATGGAACCGCTGAACACTTAAGAGCTATCAAGGAGCATGGTGTCACAGATCATCACAGGAAGACATTCGCTCCCGTAAGAGAGTATATACAGTAG
- the ylqF gene encoding ribosome biogenesis GTPase YlqF, with protein sequence MTIQWFPGHMAKARREVTEKLKLVDVIFELVDARIPYSSRNPMIDEIIQHKPRIVLLNKADMADKSVTEQWLRYYREKGITALAINSQAGTGLKQIVQESKVLLKDKFDRLKSKGVKPRAIRAMIVGIPNAGKSTLINRLAGKNIAQTGNRPGVTKSQQWIKVGKELELLDTPGILWPKFEDQEVGTKLAVTGAIKDTILNLQDLAVYALRFLEKHYPERLQERYKLSELPEEIVELFDQIGDFRGCRMPGGYVDYDKVAELVIREIRTEKLGPLSFERPEDLTSVEEIENDTQK encoded by the coding sequence TTGACGATCCAATGGTTTCCAGGCCATATGGCTAAGGCTCGCAGAGAGGTCACGGAAAAATTAAAGCTCGTGGATGTCATTTTTGAATTGGTGGATGCGCGGATCCCGTATTCGTCCAGAAATCCAATGATAGATGAAATCATCCAGCATAAACCAAGAATCGTTTTACTTAATAAAGCGGATATGGCCGATAAATCTGTAACAGAACAATGGCTGCGATACTACCGCGAAAAAGGAATCACTGCTCTGGCGATCAACTCTCAGGCCGGTACAGGCTTAAAGCAAATAGTCCAGGAGTCAAAGGTTCTCCTGAAAGACAAGTTCGACCGCTTGAAATCAAAAGGGGTCAAGCCGAGAGCCATCAGGGCGATGATTGTCGGAATTCCAAACGCAGGGAAATCGACACTGATCAACAGGCTTGCTGGTAAAAATATCGCCCAGACCGGGAACCGGCCTGGCGTCACAAAATCACAGCAATGGATTAAGGTCGGCAAGGAACTGGAACTGCTAGATACTCCGGGAATCCTTTGGCCAAAGTTTGAGGACCAGGAAGTAGGAACAAAGCTAGCAGTTACTGGGGCAATCAAAGATACGATTCTCAACCTTCAGGATCTGGCCGTATATGCTTTGAGATTCCTGGAAAAGCATTATCCAGAACGCCTGCAGGAGAGATACAAGCTTTCCGAGCTCCCAGAGGAAATTGTCGAGCTATTTGATCAGATTGGCGATTTTCGAGGCTGCAGAATGCCTGGTGGATACGTTGATTATGATAAAGTCGCAGAGCTTGTAATCAGGGAGATACGGACAGAAAAATTAGGTCCGCTATCCTTTGAACGACCTGAGGACTTGACTTCTGTGGAAGAAATAGAAAATGACACTCAAAAATAA
- the rplS gene encoding 50S ribosomal protein L19 translates to MQQLIEEITKAQLRTDLPSFRPGDTVRVHVKVVEGTRERIQLFEGVVIKRRGGGISETFTVRKISYGVGVERAFPVHTPKIAKLEVIRRGKVRRAKLYYLRNLRGKKARIKEIR, encoded by the coding sequence ATGCAACAATTAATCGAAGAAATCACAAAAGCACAACTTCGCACTGATCTTCCATCTTTCCGTCCTGGTGACACAGTACGTGTACACGTTAAGGTTGTCGAAGGAACTCGCGAACGTATCCAGTTGTTTGAAGGTGTAGTGATTAAGCGTCGTGGTGGTGGAATCAGCGAAACTTTTACAGTTCGTAAGATTTCTTACGGAGTAGGCGTTGAGCGTGCTTTCCCTGTTCACACACCAAAAATCGCGAAGCTTGAAGTTATCCGTCGCGGTAAAGTACGCCGTGCGAAACTTTACTACCTACGTAACCTACGTGGTAAGAAAGCGCGTATTAAAGAAATTCGATAA
- a CDS encoding KH domain-containing protein, whose translation MKELIETIVKPLVDFPEDVHVNEHEEDQRVTYKLSVSKSDMGKVIGKQGRVAKAIRTVVYAAGSSQQKKIFLEIVE comes from the coding sequence ATGAAAGAATTAATCGAGACGATCGTGAAGCCACTTGTTGATTTTCCTGAAGATGTCCATGTAAATGAACATGAAGAGGATCAGCGCGTTACCTATAAGCTTTCCGTCAGCAAAAGTGATATGGGCAAAGTAATTGGTAAGCAGGGACGCGTTGCAAAGGCGATTCGAACAGTAGTCTATGCAGCAGGCTCATCACAGCAAAAGAAGATTTTCTTGGAAATCGTCGAATAA
- a CDS encoding putative DNA-binding protein, giving the protein MNYLYDFYQALLTPKQSSYMALYYLDDYSLGEIAEEYDVSRQAVYDNIKRTEAMLEEYEEKLLLFEKFQKRSELILKMKELMDNGENNYDLNEMIAELEKLD; this is encoded by the coding sequence ATGAATTATTTGTATGACTTTTATCAGGCATTGCTTACTCCAAAACAAAGCAGTTATATGGCTCTATACTATCTTGATGACTATTCGCTCGGGGAAATTGCTGAAGAGTATGATGTTAGCCGGCAGGCTGTATACGACAACATCAAACGGACGGAAGCCATGCTCGAGGAGTACGAAGAGAAGCTGTTGTTGTTCGAGAAATTCCAGAAAAGAAGTGAGCTTATTTTAAAAATGAAAGAGCTTATGGACAATGGAGAAAACAACTACGATTTAAATGAAATGATAGCCGAGCTTGAGAAATTAGACTAG
- the ftsY gene encoding signal recognition particle-docking protein FtsY, with product MSFFKKLKEKFTTQTESVTEKFRDGLTKTRDNFSNKVNDLVSRYRKVDEEFFEELEEILIQADVGFDTVMELVEELKKEVKRRNIQDTKDVQSVISEKLVDIYEAGSDDDSFQLNIQEDELTVILFVGVNGVGKTTTIGKLAHKFKSEGKKVLLAAGDTFRAGAIEQLEVWGDRVGVDVIKQAEGSDPAAVMYDAVQSAKSRKADILICDTAGRLQNKVNLMKELEKVKRVIEREVPGAPHEVLLVLDATTGQNALIQAKTFKEATDVSGIVLTKLDGTAKGGIVLAIRNELNIPVKFVGLGEKMDDLQEFDAERYVYGLFADLVEEEEAAEES from the coding sequence ATGAGTTTTTTTAAGAAATTAAAAGAAAAGTTTACGACACAGACTGAGAGCGTCACTGAGAAATTTCGAGATGGCTTGACGAAAACAAGGGATAATTTCTCTAACAAAGTGAACGATCTTGTATCAAGATACCGGAAAGTGGATGAAGAATTTTTCGAAGAACTTGAAGAAATCTTGATCCAGGCTGATGTAGGCTTTGACACAGTAATGGAACTTGTCGAGGAGCTGAAAAAAGAGGTTAAGCGCCGCAACATCCAGGACACAAAAGACGTACAGTCTGTTATTTCCGAGAAGCTAGTTGATATCTATGAGGCCGGGTCTGATGATGACTCGTTCCAGCTGAACATCCAGGAAGATGAGCTGACAGTCATTTTATTCGTCGGTGTCAATGGTGTCGGCAAAACAACGACAATCGGTAAATTAGCCCATAAATTCAAAAGTGAAGGAAAGAAGGTCCTTCTTGCAGCAGGAGATACATTCCGCGCCGGTGCAATCGAACAGCTTGAAGTCTGGGGTGATCGCGTTGGTGTCGACGTCATCAAGCAGGCAGAAGGGTCTGACCCCGCTGCTGTCATGTATGATGCTGTCCAGTCCGCGAAGTCACGAAAGGCAGATATCCTGATTTGCGATACTGCCGGCAGATTGCAAAATAAGGTCAATCTCATGAAGGAGCTTGAAAAGGTTAAGCGTGTCATTGAGCGCGAGGTTCCGGGCGCTCCTCATGAAGTCCTGCTTGTGCTTGATGCAACGACAGGGCAGAACGCCCTGATCCAGGCTAAAACCTTCAAAGAAGCAACTGATGTGAGCGGCATCGTCCTGACTAAGCTTGATGGTACGGCGAAAGGCGGAATTGTACTTGCAATCCGCAATGAGCTGAACATTCCGGTTAAATTTGTAGGGCTAGGCGAAAAAATGGATGATCTTCAGGAATTCGATGCTGAAAGATATGTTTATGGACTGTTCGCGGACCTTGTTGAGGAAGAGGAAGCAGCGGAGGAATCTTGA
- the lepB gene encoding signal peptidase I encodes MAEKKKNELWEWTKALLIAVVLAAVIRYFLFAPIVVDGLSMMPTLHDQDRMIVNKLSYKVGEPERFDIIVFHAPENKDYIKRVIGLPGDKVEYKNDTLYVNGKAYEEPYLEEYKKQVIDGPLTDPFTLEEKIGRETVPEGHLFVMGDNRRFSKDSRHIGTVPFEEVLGKTSIIYWPIEDIRTID; translated from the coding sequence ATGGCCGAGAAAAAGAAGAATGAACTATGGGAATGGACGAAGGCACTTCTGATTGCTGTCGTGCTGGCAGCGGTTATTCGATACTTTTTATTTGCGCCAATAGTGGTGGACGGTTTATCGATGATGCCTACACTCCACGACCAGGACCGAATGATCGTGAATAAGCTTAGCTATAAAGTTGGGGAGCCAGAAAGATTTGATATCATCGTCTTTCATGCACCCGAAAACAAAGATTACATAAAAAGAGTAATCGGTCTTCCCGGTGATAAAGTAGAATATAAAAATGATACGTTATATGTGAATGGGAAAGCATACGAAGAACCATACTTGGAAGAATATAAAAAACAGGTGATCGATGGACCGCTGACTGATCCTTTCACACTGGAGGAGAAAATCGGCAGGGAGACTGTACCTGAAGGCCATCTTTTCGTTATGGGTGATAACCGCCGTTTCAGCAAGGATAGCCGCCACATTGGCACTGTACCTTTTGAAGAGGTGCTGGGAAAGACCAGCATCATCTATTGGCCTATTGAAGATATTCGTACAATAGACTAG
- the sucC gene encoding ADP-forming succinate--CoA ligase subunit beta has protein sequence MNVHEYQGKEILRKYGVKVPNGKVAFTVEEAVEAAKELGTSVVVVKAQIHAGGRGKAGGVKVAKNLDEVRTYASEILGKTLVTHQTGPEGKEVKRLLIEEGCDIKKEYYVGLVLDRATSRVVLMASEEGGTEIEEVAEATPEKIFKEEIDPVLGLMPYQARRIAFNINIPKELVNQAVKFMMGLYNAYVEKDCSIAEINPLVVTGDGQVMALDAKLNFDSNALYRQKDILEYRDLEEEDPKEIEASKYDLSYISLDGNIGCMVNGAGLAMATMDIVKHYGGDPANFLDVGGGATAEKVTEAFKIILSDPNVKGIFVNIFGGIMKCDVIATGVVEAAKQVGLEVPLVVRLEGTNVDLGKQILNESGLNIIAAESMADGAEKIVSLVK, from the coding sequence ATGAATGTCCATGAGTATCAAGGAAAAGAAATCCTCAGAAAATATGGGGTAAAAGTACCGAATGGGAAGGTTGCTTTTACAGTTGAGGAAGCTGTTGAAGCAGCTAAAGAGCTTGGAACGTCTGTTGTTGTCGTAAAAGCTCAAATCCATGCTGGCGGAAGGGGTAAAGCCGGCGGAGTCAAGGTTGCAAAGAACCTTGATGAAGTACGTACATATGCTTCTGAGATTTTAGGTAAGACACTGGTTACTCACCAGACTGGTCCAGAAGGTAAGGAAGTAAAACGTCTATTGATTGAGGAAGGCTGCGACATCAAGAAGGAGTACTATGTAGGCCTGGTGCTTGACCGTGCTACTTCACGCGTTGTCCTTATGGCTTCTGAAGAAGGCGGAACGGAGATCGAAGAGGTTGCTGAAGCGACTCCTGAAAAAATCTTCAAGGAAGAAATCGATCCTGTATTAGGACTTATGCCATATCAGGCTCGCCGAATCGCATTCAACATCAACATCCCGAAGGAACTAGTCAACCAGGCTGTAAAGTTCATGATGGGCTTATATAACGCTTATGTCGAAAAGGATTGCTCCATCGCTGAAATCAACCCATTGGTTGTAACTGGTGACGGACAGGTAATGGCACTTGACGCTAAATTGAACTTTGATTCAAACGCGTTATACCGCCAGAAGGATATCCTTGAGTACCGCGACCTAGAAGAAGAGGATCCAAAAGAAATCGAAGCATCGAAGTATGACCTGAGCTATATTTCTTTGGATGGAAATATCGGCTGCATGGTTAACGGTGCCGGCCTTGCTATGGCAACTATGGACATCGTTAAGCATTATGGCGGAGACCCTGCAAACTTCCTTGATGTTGGGGGCGGCGCTACTGCAGAGAAAGTAACGGAAGCATTCAAAATCATCCTTTCAGATCCAAACGTAAAAGGAATCTTTGTTAATATCTTCGGCGGCATCATGAAGTGTGATGTAATTGCTACTGGTGTTGTGGAAGCTGCAAAGCAGGTTGGACTTGAGGTTCCGCTTGTTGTTCGTCTTGAAGGTACTAACGTAGATCTTGGAAAACAGATTCTTAATGAGTCTGGCTTAAATATCATTGCTGCTGAATCAATGGCAGACGGCGCTGAAAAAATCGTTTCATTAGTTAAGTAG
- the trmD gene encoding tRNA (guanosine(37)-N1)-methyltransferase TrmD: MNIDVLSIFPEMFEGVLGHSILKKAAEKGAAQYNIVNFRDFADNKHQTVDDYPYGGGAGMVLKPQPIFDAVSDLKERAKSTSPRVILMCPQGERFTQKKAEELAKEEHLIFICGHYEGYDERIREHVITDEISIGDYVLTGGELGAMVVIDSVVRLRPGVLGSEESHIQDSFSTGLLEHPHYTRPADFRGLKVPDVLVSGNHKLIEEWRMKESLRRTVQRRPDLLEEAELTEQQRKWLDELIKLNE; encoded by the coding sequence ATGAACATCGATGTCCTGTCTATTTTTCCAGAAATGTTTGAGGGTGTACTTGGTCATTCAATTCTGAAAAAGGCTGCTGAAAAAGGGGCAGCACAATATAATATCGTCAACTTTCGGGACTTTGCTGATAATAAACACCAGACTGTGGATGACTATCCATATGGCGGCGGTGCTGGCATGGTGTTGAAGCCTCAGCCAATTTTCGATGCCGTGTCTGATTTAAAGGAGCGCGCAAAAAGCACTTCCCCAAGAGTGATTCTCATGTGCCCTCAGGGAGAACGGTTTACACAGAAGAAAGCGGAAGAGCTGGCAAAGGAAGAGCATTTGATTTTTATCTGCGGCCATTATGAGGGATATGATGAGCGAATCCGTGAACATGTGATCACCGATGAAATTTCGATCGGAGATTATGTACTGACCGGCGGAGAGCTTGGAGCGATGGTCGTCATTGACAGTGTGGTGCGCCTGCGTCCTGGTGTACTGGGCAGTGAAGAGTCGCATATCCAGGATTCCTTCAGCACTGGCCTGCTCGAGCATCCTCACTATACAAGACCGGCTGACTTCCGCGGATTGAAGGTCCCTGATGTTTTGGTTTCTGGGAACCATAAACTGATTGAGGAGTGGCGGATGAAAGAAAGCCTTAGAAGGACCGTGCAGCGAAGGCCCGATCTTCTTGAAGAAGCAGAGCTGACAGAGCAGCAGAGAAAATGGCTTGATGAACTGATAAAACTTAATGAATAA
- the rimM gene encoding ribosome maturation factor RimM (Essential for efficient processing of 16S rRNA), whose protein sequence is MEKYFNVGKIVNTHGIRGEVRVISRTDFPEERYKIGNTLFLFMPGSKEPEELVVKSHRTHKNFNLLTFEGFENVNQVERMKGGILKVPETQRGELEEGEFYFQDIIGCNMFTTEGEELGKVIEILTPGANDVWVVKGAKGKEVLIPYIEDIVKKVDVKEKVIIIEPMEGLLS, encoded by the coding sequence ATGGAAAAGTATTTTAATGTCGGAAAAATTGTAAATACACATGGGATACGTGGGGAAGTTAGGGTGATATCGAGGACTGACTTTCCTGAGGAACGCTACAAGATAGGGAATACGTTATTTTTATTCATGCCTGGTTCAAAGGAGCCGGAGGAATTGGTAGTGAAAAGCCACAGGACCCATAAGAATTTCAACCTGCTGACATTTGAAGGTTTCGAAAATGTCAATCAGGTAGAAAGAATGAAAGGCGGCATCCTTAAAGTGCCGGAAACACAGCGCGGCGAACTTGAGGAAGGCGAATTTTACTTTCAGGATATTATCGGCTGCAACATGTTTACAACTGAGGGGGAAGAGCTCGGCAAGGTAATTGAGATCCTCACTCCAGGTGCCAATGATGTCTGGGTTGTAAAGGGAGCCAAGGGCAAGGAAGTCCTGATTCCTTATATCGAGGATATAGTGAAAAAAGTAGACGTCAAGGAAAAGGTTATTATCATTGAGCCAATGGAAGGGCTTCTTTCATGA
- a CDS encoding EscU/YscU/HrcU family type III secretion system export apparatus switch protein, protein MKPPKHTRKSAVALGYNAGNMDAPKVMAKGKGLVAEQIIEKAKDHDIPIQEDPSLVEVLSQLELNERIPEELYQAVAEVFSFVYHLDKQAGRQK, encoded by the coding sequence ATGAAACCACCTAAGCATACAAGAAAATCAGCTGTAGCCCTCGGGTATAATGCTGGAAATATGGACGCTCCTAAAGTAATGGCGAAAGGTAAGGGTCTCGTTGCTGAACAAATCATTGAAAAAGCGAAGGATCATGATATTCCCATTCAGGAAGATCCTTCGCTCGTTGAAGTCTTGAGCCAGCTGGAATTAAATGAGCGAATACCAGAAGAATTGTACCAAGCAGTAGCTGAAGTATTTTCCTTTGTCTATCATTTGGATAAACAAGCAGGAAGACAAAAATAA
- the sucD gene encoding succinate--CoA ligase subunit alpha, producing MSVFINKDTKVIVQGITGSTALFHTKQMLEYGTKIVGGTSPGKGGTEVEGVPVFNTVQEAVDATGANATVIYVPAPFAADAIVEAVDAELDLAICITEHIPVLDMVKVKRYMEGKKTRLVGPNCPGVITPEECKIGIMPGYIHTKGHVGVVSRSGTLTYEAVHQLTQEGIGQSTAVGIGGDPVNGTNFIDVLKAFNEDPDTYAVIMIGEIGGTAEEEAAEWVKANMTKPVVGFIGGRTAPPGKRMGHAGAIISGGKGTADEKIRVMNECGIQVAETPSVMGETLIRVLKEQDLYDKCKTH from the coding sequence GTGAGCGTATTCATTAATAAAGATACAAAGGTTATTGTTCAAGGGATTACGGGTTCTACTGCCCTTTTCCATACAAAACAAATGCTTGAATATGGTACAAAAATTGTTGGAGGAACATCTCCAGGCAAGGGCGGTACAGAAGTAGAAGGCGTTCCTGTATTCAACACAGTACAAGAAGCTGTTGATGCAACAGGCGCAAATGCGACAGTAATCTATGTACCAGCTCCATTTGCTGCAGATGCTATTGTCGAAGCTGTTGATGCAGAGCTTGATTTGGCTATCTGTATCACTGAGCATATCCCAGTATTGGATATGGTCAAGGTTAAGCGATACATGGAAGGAAAGAAAACTCGCCTAGTTGGTCCTAACTGCCCGGGCGTCATCACTCCTGAAGAGTGCAAGATTGGAATCATGCCTGGATATATCCATACAAAAGGACATGTTGGTGTTGTATCACGTTCTGGAACGCTGACATATGAAGCGGTACACCAGTTAACTCAAGAAGGAATCGGCCAGTCTACAGCTGTAGGAATCGGCGGAGACCCAGTTAATGGAACGAACTTCATCGATGTCCTGAAGGCATTCAATGAAGATCCTGACACATATGCTGTCATCATGATTGGTGAAATCGGCGGAACGGCTGAAGAAGAAGCAGCTGAGTGGGTCAAGGCAAACATGACTAAACCAGTTGTAGGCTTCATCGGCGGAAGAACTGCACCTCCAGGGAAGCGCATGGGCCATGCTGGTGCGATTATTTCTGGCGGAAAAGGTACAGCAGACGAAAAGATCCGCGTAATGAACGAATGTGGTATTCAGGTTGCTGAAACTCCATCCGTAATGGGCGAAACGCTAATCCGCGTTTTGAAGGAGCAAGACCTTTACGACAAGTGCAAAACACACTAA
- the rpsP gene encoding 30S ribosomal protein S16: MAVKIRLKRMGAKKSPFYRIVVADSRSPRDGRYIESIGTYNPVAQPAKVELNEELVLKWLNDGAKPSDTVRNLFSKQGIMEKFHNAKLSK, translated from the coding sequence ATGGCAGTAAAAATTCGTTTAAAGCGTATGGGAGCTAAAAAGTCTCCTTTCTATCGTATTGTAGTAGCTGATTCCCGTTCACCACGTGACGGTCGTTACATCGAGTCTATCGGAACTTACAACCCGGTTGCTCAACCAGCAAAGGTTGAACTTAACGAAGAGTTAGTTCTTAAGTGGTTGAACGACGGTGCAAAACCATCTGATACAGTGCGTAACTTGTTCTCTAAGCAAGGTATCATGGAAAAATTCCACAACGCTAAGCTAAGCAAGTAA
- the ffh gene encoding signal recognition particle protein, giving the protein MAFEGLADRLQNTMQKIRGKGKVSEADVKEMMREVRLALLEADVNFKVVKDFVKKVTERAVGQEVVKSLTPGQQVIKVVKEELTELMGGEQSKIAAANRPPTVIMMVGLQGAGKTTTTGKLANLLRKKYNRKPLLVAADIYRPAAIKQLETLGKQLSMPVFSLGDQVSPVEIAKQAIAKAKEDHNDYVLIDTAGRLHVDENLMDELKQIKELSKPDEIFLVVDAMTGQDAVNVAQSFNEQLGLTGVVLTKLDGDTRGGAALSIRAVTNTPIKFVGLGEKLDALEAFHPERMASRILGMGDVLTLIEKAQANVDEEKAKELEKKMRTASFTLDDFLDQLGQVKKMGPLDEILKMMPGANKIKGMNNLQIDEKQISHVEAIIQSMTANEKTHPEIINANRRKRIAKGSGTSIQEVNRLLKQFEDMKKMMKQMTNMQQKGKKKGGFKMPFNPF; this is encoded by the coding sequence ATGGCATTTGAAGGATTGGCCGACCGACTGCAAAATACAATGCAAAAAATCCGCGGAAAAGGCAAGGTATCGGAAGCGGATGTAAAAGAAATGATGCGAGAGGTCCGTCTGGCTCTACTTGAGGCTGACGTTAACTTTAAAGTTGTAAAAGACTTCGTTAAGAAAGTCACTGAGAGGGCAGTTGGCCAGGAGGTTGTAAAAAGCCTGACACCAGGCCAGCAGGTCATCAAGGTTGTTAAAGAGGAACTTACTGAGTTAATGGGAGGCGAGCAAAGCAAGATTGCTGCCGCAAATCGCCCGCCGACAGTCATCATGATGGTCGGGCTGCAAGGTGCAGGTAAAACGACTACAACCGGAAAGCTTGCGAATCTCTTGCGTAAAAAGTACAACCGTAAGCCATTGCTTGTAGCGGCGGATATCTATCGTCCAGCTGCCATCAAGCAGCTTGAGACGCTCGGCAAGCAATTGAGCATGCCGGTTTTCTCACTGGGAGACCAGGTCAGCCCTGTTGAAATCGCAAAGCAGGCAATTGCCAAAGCGAAGGAAGACCATAATGACTATGTTCTGATCGATACAGCTGGTCGTCTTCATGTTGACGAAAACTTGATGGATGAGCTTAAGCAGATCAAGGAGCTTTCAAAGCCTGATGAGATCTTCCTTGTCGTCGATGCGATGACAGGACAGGATGCCGTCAATGTTGCCCAGAGCTTCAATGAACAGTTAGGTTTGACGGGTGTCGTCCTGACAAAGCTTGACGGTGATACACGAGGCGGTGCCGCGCTGTCAATACGCGCTGTTACCAATACTCCGATCAAATTTGTCGGTCTCGGTGAAAAGCTTGATGCACTAGAGGCTTTCCACCCTGAAAGAATGGCATCAAGAATTCTCGGTATGGGTGATGTCCTAACGCTAATCGAGAAAGCCCAGGCAAACGTCGATGAAGAAAAAGCGAAAGAGCTCGAGAAGAAAATGCGTACAGCATCATTTACCCTTGATGACTTCCTGGACCAGCTGGGCCAGGTAAAGAAGATGGGACCGTTGGATGAAATCCTGAAAATGATGCCGGGTGCGAATAAAATCAAGGGCATGAACAATCTTCAAATCGATGAAAAACAGATTTCGCATGTCGAGGCGATCATTCAGTCGATGACCGCAAACGAAAAGACTCATCCGGAAATCATCAACGCCAACAGGCGGAAACGGATTGCAAAGGGTAGCGGAACATCCATACAGGAAGTCAACCGCCTGCTTAAGCAGTTCGAAGATATGAAAAAGATGATGAAACAGATGACAAACATGCAGCAAAAAGGCAAGAAAAAAGGCGGTTTCAAGATGCCGTTCAACCCTTTTTAA